The Nostoc sp. 'Lobaria pulmonaria (5183) cyanobiont' genome window below encodes:
- a CDS encoding GNAT family N-acetyltransferase: protein MLIRPATITDVPAVLPMVAKICALHESWDSAKYGFLPHPEQRYEQWLTRLANSDRSVFLVSENEGQIVAFLVATVEREIPIYRLQEFAFIHDIWVEPEYRQNGIARQMVMLSVERFHQMNIKQIRLDTAIANEASRRLFASCGFRFSIIEMLIEFSH, encoded by the coding sequence ATGCTGATCCGCCCCGCTACAATAACTGACGTACCCGCAGTTTTACCAATGGTTGCCAAAATTTGTGCTTTGCATGAGTCTTGGGATTCCGCCAAGTATGGTTTTCTACCGCATCCAGAACAGCGTTATGAGCAATGGTTGACACGTTTGGCAAATAGCGATCGCAGTGTATTTCTAGTATCCGAAAATGAAGGGCAAATTGTAGCTTTTCTGGTGGCAACAGTTGAGCGAGAAATACCAATTTATCGGTTACAGGAATTTGCTTTTATTCATGATATCTGGGTCGAGCCGGAATATCGCCAAAATGGAATTGCGCGGCAGATGGTGATGCTAAGTGTTGAACGCTTTCATCAGATGAATATCAAGCAAATTCGTCTAGATACAGCAATTGCTAACGAGGCTTCACGGCGGTTATTTGCATCTTGTGGTTTTCGATTCAGCATTATTGAAATGCTGATTGAATTTAGTCATTAG
- a CDS encoding NAD(P)H-quinone oxidoreductase subunit N — MALITTGNGLIRDLEKFGALGVYVPLEGGYEGRYQRRLRAAGYTTLHITAKGLGDVAAYLTRIHGVRPPHLGKKSTGSGAAVGQVYYLPPILNSHLEQLPPKSKGLVLWIIEGHILSNEEVEYLTNLPQLEPRVKVVMERGGDRSFRWTSLEKTLLAS, encoded by the coding sequence ATGGCACTAATTACCACTGGCAACGGTTTAATCCGCGATCTGGAAAAATTTGGCGCTCTTGGAGTGTATGTACCTCTGGAAGGAGGTTATGAAGGTCGATATCAGCGCCGACTACGGGCAGCTGGCTATACTACCCTCCACATTACTGCTAAAGGACTGGGTGATGTAGCTGCGTATCTCACAAGAATTCATGGAGTCAGACCTCCTCATCTTGGTAAAAAAAGTACTGGTAGCGGTGCGGCAGTAGGTCAAGTGTACTATCTTCCACCAATTCTCAATTCTCATTTAGAACAGTTACCACCAAAATCAAAGGGGCTGGTCTTGTGGATTATTGAAGGGCATATTCTTTCTAATGAGGAAGTTGAGTATTTAACGAATTTGCCTCAGCTAGAACCACGAGTGAAAGTAGTCATGGAGAGGGGTGGCGATCGCTCTTTCCGTTGGACTTCTCTAGAAAAAACTCTGTTAGCTAGTTAG
- the rplC gene encoding 50S ribosomal protein L3, whose translation MSVGILGTKLGMTQIFDEAGVSIPVTVIQAGPCTVTQVKTKETDGYFAIQVGYGEVKPKALNRPLLGHLAKSSAPALRHLNEYHTDSSSDYALGQEIKADIFSAGQIVDVVGTSIGRGFAGNQKRNNFGRGPMSHGSKNHRAPGSIGAGTTPGRVYPGKRMAGRLGGKRITIRKLTIVRVDPERNLLLIKGAIPGKPGALVSVVPAKTVG comes from the coding sequence GTGTCTGTAGGTATTCTCGGCACCAAGCTGGGCATGACCCAAATATTTGACGAAGCAGGAGTGTCTATTCCTGTAACTGTCATTCAAGCAGGGCCATGCACCGTTACACAAGTTAAAACGAAAGAAACCGATGGTTACTTTGCCATTCAAGTTGGTTATGGCGAAGTCAAACCCAAGGCACTAAACAGACCATTATTGGGCCATTTGGCTAAATCATCTGCCCCAGCATTGCGTCACTTAAATGAATATCACACCGATAGCTCTAGTGATTATGCTTTAGGTCAAGAGATTAAAGCAGATATTTTTAGCGCTGGTCAAATTGTTGATGTCGTCGGTACAAGCATCGGTCGCGGCTTTGCGGGAAACCAGAAGCGCAACAACTTTGGTCGCGGGCCAATGTCACACGGTTCCAAAAACCACAGAGCACCCGGTTCTATTGGTGCTGGTACAACACCCGGTCGTGTCTATCCAGGTAAGCGGATGGCAGGGCGTTTAGGTGGAAAACGTATTACAATCCGCAAACTGACCATAGTGCGAGTTGACCCAGAACGCAACTTATTGCTAATTAAAGGAGCCATTCCTGGTAAACCAGGCGCTCTAGTAAGTGTTGTGCCTGCAAAAACAGTGGGATAG
- the rplD gene encoding 50S ribosomal protein L4, whose product MVESVVKNWQGEQVGETTFELRVAKEETASHIVHRALVRQLTNARQGNASTKTRSEVRGGGRKPWRQKGTGRARAGSIRSPLWRGGGVIFGPKPRDFDLKLNRKERRLALRTAFVGRIDDLIVVEEFSTELSRPKTKDLVAALARWGVVPESKSLLILSEIADTDNVYLSARNIENLKLIAADQLNVFDLLHADKIVVTASALEKIQEVYSA is encoded by the coding sequence ATGGTTGAAAGCGTAGTTAAAAATTGGCAAGGAGAACAGGTCGGCGAGACGACCTTTGAGTTGCGCGTTGCCAAGGAAGAAACAGCGTCTCATATTGTGCACCGCGCCTTAGTACGGCAATTGACCAATGCTCGTCAAGGAAATGCCAGTACAAAAACTCGTTCGGAAGTCAGAGGTGGCGGTCGTAAACCTTGGCGACAAAAAGGTACTGGTCGCGCTCGTGCAGGGTCTATTCGTTCACCATTGTGGCGTGGTGGTGGTGTGATATTTGGGCCAAAGCCCAGAGACTTCGACCTGAAGTTGAACCGCAAAGAGCGACGTCTAGCACTGCGGACAGCATTTGTCGGTCGTATTGACGACTTGATCGTAGTAGAAGAATTTAGCACTGAGCTATCTCGCCCCAAAACTAAAGACTTAGTGGCAGCCCTTGCCCGTTGGGGAGTAGTACCAGAAAGCAAGTCACTGTTAATTTTGTCTGAAATTGCGGATACAGATAACGTTTATTTATCAGCCCGCAACATTGAAAATTTAAAACTAATTGCAGCCGACCAGCTAAATGTTTTTGATTTACTGCACGCTGACAAAATTGTAGTTACGGCATCAGCCCTAGAAAAAATTCAGGAGGTCTACAGTGCCTAG
- a CDS encoding 50S ribosomal protein L23: MPSFDPRDLADLVRRPIVTEKATILMEQNKYTFEVIPKASKPEIKAAIEDLFQVKVVKINTILPPRKKRRVGKFIGYKPQYKRAIVTVAPGDEDKIRQVLFPEV; encoded by the coding sequence GTGCCTAGCTTTGACCCCCGCGACCTTGCCGACTTAGTGCGTCGCCCAATCGTCACCGAGAAAGCGACCATCTTGATGGAGCAAAACAAGTACACCTTTGAAGTAATTCCAAAGGCATCTAAGCCAGAAATAAAGGCAGCGATCGAAGACTTGTTTCAGGTCAAGGTTGTAAAAATCAACACCATCTTACCACCGCGCAAAAAGCGGCGCGTTGGTAAATTTATTGGTTATAAACCCCAATATAAGCGAGCCATTGTCACCGTCGCACCTGGGGATGAAGACAAGATTAGACAAGTTCTATTCCCAGAAGTCTAA
- the rplB gene encoding 50S ribosomal protein L2, with the protein MGTRSYRPYTPSTRQVTISDFAEITRTEPEKSLTTSKHRAKGRNNHGRITSRRRGGGHKQLYRIIDFKRDKHNIPAKVAAIEYDPNRNARIALLYYQDGEKRYILHPNGLKVGTIIISGPEVPFEDGNALPLSKIPLGTSVHNVEFTPGKGGQIVRAAGASAQVVAKEGNYVTLKLPSGEVRLIRRECYATIGQVGNTDARNLSAGKAGRNRWKGRRPKVRGSVMNPVDHPHGGGEGRAPIGRSGPVTPWGKPTLGAKTRNRKKLSSKLIVRRRRKSSKRGRGGRES; encoded by the coding sequence ATGGGTACTCGTTCTTATCGCCCTTATACCCCCAGTACTCGCCAAGTTACAATCTCTGACTTTGCGGAAATTACCAGAACCGAGCCAGAAAAATCCCTAACAACCTCGAAGCATCGCGCTAAAGGTCGGAATAATCACGGGCGGATTACTAGTCGTCGCCGGGGTGGCGGACATAAACAACTTTATCGAATCATCGATTTTAAAAGGGATAAACATAATATTCCTGCCAAAGTCGCAGCAATTGAATACGATCCTAACCGCAACGCCAGAATTGCCCTTTTGTATTACCAAGATGGCGAAAAACGGTACATCCTTCACCCCAACGGGTTGAAAGTTGGAACAATAATTATTTCTGGTCCTGAAGTTCCCTTTGAAGATGGTAATGCCTTACCGCTCTCGAAGATTCCCTTAGGTACTAGTGTTCACAACGTAGAATTCACTCCTGGTAAAGGTGGTCAAATTGTACGTGCTGCTGGTGCTAGCGCCCAAGTTGTGGCAAAAGAAGGTAATTATGTAACTCTCAAGTTGCCTTCAGGAGAAGTCCGCTTGATTCGACGCGAATGCTACGCCACCATTGGGCAAGTAGGCAACACCGACGCGAGAAACTTGAGTGCAGGTAAAGCCGGACGAAATCGCTGGAAAGGTCGCCGTCCTAAGGTTAGAGGTAGCGTCATGAACCCAGTGGATCACCCACATGGTGGTGGTGAAGGTAGAGCGCCTATCGGTAGATCGGGGCCTGTTACACCTTGGGGTAAACCCACATTGGGTGCGAAGACACGCAATCGTAAGAAACTTAGTAGCAAGTTGATTGTGCGTCGTCGTCGTAAGTCTTCTAAACGCGGTCGCGGTGGTCGTGAATCATAG
- the rpsS gene encoding 30S ribosomal protein S19, which translates to MGRSLKKGPFVADHLLKKIEKLNDNNRKEVIKTWSRASTILPLMVGHTIAVHNGRQHVPVFVNEQMVGHKLGEFAPTRTYRGHGKSDKKAGR; encoded by the coding sequence ATGGGTCGTTCTCTAAAAAAAGGTCCTTTCGTTGCGGATCATCTCTTAAAGAAAATTGAAAAGCTCAATGACAACAACAGAAAAGAAGTTATTAAAACTTGGTCACGAGCTTCGACAATTTTGCCTCTAATGGTAGGTCATACCATAGCTGTTCACAACGGACGTCAACACGTTCCAGTTTTTGTCAATGAACAGATGGTAGGACACAAGTTGGGTGAATTTGCCCCAACACGCACCTACAGGGGTCATGGAAAAAGCGACAAAAAAGCAGGTAGGTAG
- the rplV gene encoding 50S ribosomal protein L22, which yields MATNTTEVKAIARFIRISAYKVRRVLDQIRGRSYREALIILEFMPYRATEPILKVLRSAAANAEHNAGLDRTQLVITQAYADQGPPLKRFQPRAQGRAYQIRKPTCHITVAVAAAPEK from the coding sequence ATGGCTACTAATACTACTGAAGTAAAAGCGATCGCTCGTTTTATCCGCATCTCGGCCTACAAAGTACGTCGCGTACTCGATCAAATCCGCGGGCGATCTTACCGAGAAGCGTTAATCATCCTGGAATTTATGCCCTATCGCGCTACTGAACCCATATTGAAGGTTCTCAGAAGTGCTGCTGCTAATGCCGAACACAACGCTGGGTTAGATCGGACTCAACTAGTGATTACTCAGGCTTATGCCGATCAAGGGCCGCCGTTGAAGCGGTTCCAGCCAAGAGCGCAAGGTCGAGCTTACCAAATTCGCAAGCCGACGTGTCATATTACTGTGGCTGTTGCAGCTGCCCCAGAAAAATAA
- the rpsC gene encoding 30S ribosomal protein S3: MGQKIHPVGFRLGITHEHQSRWFAVPDRYPELLQEDYKLRQYIEQKLGRLAQNNAGISEVRIERKADQIDLEVRTARPGVVVGRGGQGIESLRTGLQGLLGSNRQIRINVVEVQRVDADAYLIAEYIAQQLERRVSFRRVVRQSIQRAQRAGVQGIKIQVSGRLNGAEIARTEWTREGRVPLHTLRADIDYSYCTAKTVYGILGIKVWVFKGEIIPGQEETPLPPASRDRERDPRDRDREPRRRQQQRRRQQFEDRSNEG, encoded by the coding sequence GTGGGACAAAAGATTCATCCAGTTGGTTTTCGCCTGGGTATTACACATGAACATCAATCCCGTTGGTTTGCAGTTCCCGATCGCTATCCAGAACTTCTCCAAGAAGACTACAAACTCCGTCAATACATAGAACAAAAGCTGGGTAGACTCGCTCAAAACAACGCCGGAATTTCCGAGGTGCGGATTGAGCGCAAAGCTGACCAAATCGACTTAGAAGTACGCACAGCTAGACCTGGCGTAGTCGTGGGTCGTGGTGGACAAGGTATCGAATCCTTACGTACTGGACTCCAAGGATTGTTGGGTAGCAATCGTCAAATTCGCATCAACGTAGTTGAAGTTCAACGAGTTGATGCTGATGCCTACCTAATTGCCGAATACATTGCTCAACAATTGGAACGCCGGGTTTCCTTTCGGCGGGTAGTGCGGCAATCGATTCAGCGTGCCCAACGCGCTGGTGTCCAAGGTATTAAAATCCAAGTCAGTGGTCGGCTCAACGGTGCAGAAATTGCCCGGACAGAATGGACTCGTGAAGGTAGAGTACCTTTACATACCTTACGGGCTGACATTGACTACTCTTATTGCACGGCAAAAACTGTTTACGGCATTTTGGGTATCAAAGTATGGGTGTTTAAAGGAGAAATTATTCCTGGACAGGAAGAAACACCCCTACCACCAGCAAGCCGCGATCGTGAACGCGATCCCCGCGATCGCGATCGTGAACCCCGTCGCCGTCAACAACAACGTCGTCGCCAGCAATTTGAAGACCGATCGAATGAAGGGTAA
- the rplP gene encoding 50S ribosomal protein L16 has translation MLSPRRTKFRKQQRGRMEGLATRGSTLNFGDFALQAQEPAWITSRQIEASRRAMTRYIRRGGQIWIRIFPDKPVTMRPAETRMGSGKGNPEFWVAVVKPGRILFEIGGVSEEIAREAMRLASFKLPIKTKFIVRSQPQEQE, from the coding sequence ATGTTAAGCCCTAGAAGAACTAAATTCCGCAAACAACAGCGCGGACGGATGGAGGGACTAGCCACCCGTGGTAGTACCCTTAACTTCGGTGATTTTGCACTCCAAGCGCAAGAACCTGCTTGGATTACCTCGCGTCAAATCGAGGCTTCCCGTCGGGCAATGACTCGTTATATTCGTCGGGGTGGACAAATCTGGATTCGGATTTTCCCTGATAAACCTGTAACCATGCGTCCTGCTGAAACCCGGATGGGTTCCGGTAAAGGTAATCCAGAGTTTTGGGTAGCTGTAGTCAAACCAGGACGAATTTTGTTTGAAATCGGTGGAGTTTCTGAAGAAATCGCCCGTGAAGCGATGCGTTTGGCTTCATTTAAACTGCCCATCAAAACCAAGTTTATTGTGCGCTCTCAACCACAGGAGCAGGAGTAG
- the rpmC gene encoding 50S ribosomal protein L29, whose translation MPLPKISEARELSDEKLSDEIVAIKRQLFQLRLQKATRQLEKPHQFRQMRHRLAQLLTLETERKRAASQSAKEKK comes from the coding sequence ATGCCTCTTCCCAAGATTTCAGAAGCTAGAGAATTAAGTGACGAGAAGCTCTCTGATGAAATTGTCGCGATCAAAAGACAACTATTTCAGTTGCGCTTGCAAAAAGCCACCAGACAACTAGAAAAGCCCCACCAGTTTCGACAAATGCGACACCGCCTAGCCCAATTACTGACGCTAGAAACAGAACGCAAACGGGCAGCAAGTCAATCGGCTAAAGAAAAAAAGTAG
- the rpsQ gene encoding 30S ribosomal protein S17, translating into MAVKERVGLVVSDKMQKTVVVAIENRAPHPKYGKIVVNTQRYKVHDEENQCKVGDRVRIQETRPLSKTKRWKITEVLNVKPT; encoded by the coding sequence ATGGCAGTTAAAGAACGAGTTGGCTTGGTAGTGAGCGATAAAATGCAAAAAACTGTGGTAGTCGCCATAGAAAACCGCGCTCCTCACCCCAAGTACGGCAAGATTGTGGTTAACACCCAACGATATAAGGTTCACGACGAAGAAAATCAGTGTAAAGTAGGCGATCGCGTTCGCATTCAGGAAACTAGACCCCTGAGTAAAACCAAGCGCTGGAAAATCACAGAAGTCCTAAACGTCAAGCCTACTTAA
- the rplN gene encoding 50S ribosomal protein L14 has translation MIQPQTYLNVADNSGARKLMCIRVLGGGNRRYGFIGDKIIAVVKDATPNMAVKKSDVVEAVIVRTRKAVSRDSGMSIRFDDNAAVIINKDGNPRGTRVFGPVARELRDKNFTKIVSLAPEVL, from the coding sequence GTGATTCAACCCCAGACTTACTTGAATGTCGCAGATAATAGCGGCGCCCGCAAACTAATGTGCATCCGCGTCTTAGGCGGAGGCAACCGTCGTTATGGTTTTATCGGTGATAAAATTATCGCAGTTGTCAAAGATGCTACACCCAACATGGCTGTAAAAAAGTCTGATGTTGTGGAAGCAGTAATTGTCAGGACTCGGAAAGCTGTAAGTCGTGACAGCGGCATGAGTATTCGCTTTGATGATAATGCAGCTGTAATCATCAACAAAGACGGTAATCCCAGAGGCACACGGGTTTTTGGCCCAGTTGCACGGGAACTGCGCGATAAAAACTTTACTAAAATTGTTTCTCTGGCTCCGGAGGTGCTTTAA
- the rplX gene encoding 50S ribosomal protein L24: MATKQGTPKVFHKMHVKTGDTVQVIAGKDKGKVGEITQALPQLSKVIVKGVNIKTKHVKPQQEGESGRIITQEFPIHSSNVMLYSTKQNVASRVGYTFTSEGKKVRKLKKTGEILDK; the protein is encoded by the coding sequence ATGGCAACCAAACAGGGTACGCCCAAAGTATTCCACAAAATGCACGTCAAAACTGGCGACACCGTACAAGTGATTGCTGGTAAAGACAAAGGAAAGGTTGGTGAAATTACTCAGGCACTTCCCCAACTGAGTAAAGTCATCGTCAAAGGTGTCAACATTAAAACTAAGCACGTAAAACCCCAGCAAGAAGGGGAATCAGGGCGAATTATTACCCAAGAATTCCCGATTCATAGCTCTAACGTGATGCTCTATTCCACCAAGCAAAACGTTGCCAGTCGTGTTGGTTATACCTTTACCTCAGAAGGCAAAAAAGTCAGAAAACTTAAAAAAACTGGCGAAATTCTGGATAAATAG
- the rplE gene encoding 50S ribosomal protein L5, producing MATTRLKTLYQETIVPKLINQFQYTNVHQVPKLVKVTINRGLGEAAQNAKSLEASINEIAVVTGQKPVVTRAKKAIAGFKIRQGMPVGIMVTLRAERMYAFFDRLVSLSLPRIRDFRGVSPKSFDGRGNYTLGVREQLIFPEVEYDSIDQVRGMDISIITTAKNDEEGRALLKELGMPFRDQ from the coding sequence ATGGCGACAACAAGACTCAAAACCTTATATCAAGAGACGATCGTCCCCAAACTGATTAATCAGTTTCAATACACCAACGTTCATCAAGTACCGAAGTTGGTAAAGGTTACAATTAACCGAGGTTTGGGTGAAGCAGCTCAAAATGCGAAGTCCCTAGAGGCATCCATTAACGAAATTGCTGTGGTAACAGGTCAAAAACCAGTGGTGACACGGGCGAAAAAGGCGATCGCTGGCTTTAAGATTCGTCAAGGGATGCCTGTGGGGATCATGGTAACTCTCAGAGCCGAACGGATGTATGCCTTTTTCGATCGGTTAGTTAGCCTGTCACTACCCAGAATTCGAGATTTTCGCGGCGTTAGCCCTAAAAGCTTTGACGGACGCGGTAACTACACTCTAGGTGTGAGAGAACAGCTAATTTTTCCAGAAGTCGAATACGACAGCATCGATCAAGTGCGTGGGATGGATATTTCCATCATCACCACAGCAAAAAACGACGAAGAGGGACGCGCCTTACTTAAAGAATTAGGAATGCCCTTTCGCGATCAATAA
- the rpsH gene encoding 30S ribosomal protein S8, whose product MAANDTIADMLTRIRNANLARHQTTQVPATKLTRSIAKVLREEGFIAEIEEAEEGVKHNLVISLKYKGKNRQPLITALKRVSKPGLRVYSNRKELPRVLGGIGIAIISTSSGIMTDREARRQNLGGEVLCYVW is encoded by the coding sequence ATGGCGGCTAACGACACAATTGCAGATATGCTGACGCGCATCCGCAATGCCAACCTGGCGCGGCATCAAACTACACAAGTGCCAGCGACAAAATTGACTCGGAGCATTGCCAAAGTGCTACGGGAGGAAGGCTTTATTGCTGAAATCGAAGAAGCAGAAGAAGGGGTAAAACACAACCTAGTGATTTCCCTGAAATATAAAGGTAAGAATCGTCAGCCTCTAATCACCGCCTTAAAGCGAGTGAGTAAGCCAGGCTTGCGTGTTTACTCCAATAGAAAAGAATTACCAAGAGTACTAGGCGGCATTGGCATTGCCATTATTTCTACATCTAGTGGGATTATGACTGACCGCGAAGCGCGTCGTCAGAACTTGGGTGGTGAAGTGCTTTGTTACGTTTGGTAG
- the rplF gene encoding 50S ribosomal protein L6 yields MSRIGKRPITIPAKVQVAIDGTNIVVKGPKGELSRTLRDNVSLSQEGEILHVNRRDETRTSKQLHGLSRTLVANMVEGVSQGFQRRLEIQGVGYRAQLQGRNLVLNMGYSHQVQIEPPEGIQFAVEGTTNVIVSGYDKEIVGNTAAKIRAVRPPEPYKGKGIRYAGEVVRRKAGKTGKGGKK; encoded by the coding sequence ATGTCTCGTATTGGTAAACGTCCAATTACTATTCCCGCCAAAGTTCAAGTGGCGATCGATGGTACGAATATTGTGGTGAAAGGCCCGAAAGGAGAACTTTCTCGCACTCTCAGAGATAATGTCTCACTCTCTCAAGAGGGAGAAATTTTACACGTAAATCGTCGGGATGAAACTCGGACATCAAAGCAGCTACACGGCTTGAGCCGCACTTTAGTTGCCAACATGGTCGAGGGAGTTTCCCAAGGTTTTCAGCGCCGTTTGGAAATTCAAGGTGTTGGTTACAGGGCACAACTTCAAGGGCGTAACCTAGTTTTAAATATGGGTTACAGCCATCAGGTGCAAATTGAACCACCAGAAGGGATTCAGTTTGCTGTAGAAGGTACCACTAACGTCATTGTCAGTGGCTATGACAAAGAAATTGTAGGTAACACAGCCGCCAAAATTCGTGCCGTTCGTCCACCAGAACCTTACAAAGGTAAAGGCATCCGCTATGCCGGTGAAGTGGTCAGACGGAAAGCTGGTAAGACTGGTAAGGGTGGTAAGAAGTAG
- the rplR gene encoding 50S ribosomal protein L18, with protein sequence MKLTRRESKNRRHRRVRGKVIGSPERPRLAVFRSNEHIYAQLIDDTQHQTIVAASTVEPELKSSLASCANRDASVQVGKLIAVRSLEKGITKVVFDRGGNLYHGRVKALADAAREAGLDF encoded by the coding sequence ATGAAACTTACTCGTAGAGAATCAAAAAACCGTCGTCATCGACGCGTTCGTGGCAAAGTAATTGGCTCCCCAGAACGTCCGCGTTTAGCGGTATTTCGTTCTAATGAGCATATTTATGCCCAGCTGATTGATGATACTCAGCATCAAACCATCGTGGCAGCATCGACTGTAGAACCAGAGTTGAAATCTAGTTTAGCGTCATGTGCAAACCGCGATGCATCGGTACAAGTTGGTAAGCTGATCGCAGTGCGATCGCTAGAAAAAGGCATCACCAAAGTAGTCTTTGATCGCGGTGGGAACTTATATCATGGTCGTGTCAAAGCACTAGCTGATGCAGCACGTGAAGCTGGTTTAGATTTCTAA
- the rpsE gene encoding 30S ribosomal protein S5, with the protein MATERKSRTKRAKKEETTWQERVIQIRRVSKVVKGGKKLSFRAIVVVGNERGQVGVGVGKASDVIGAVKKGVADGKKHLIDIPITKSNSIPHPIDGVGGGAKVIMRPASPGTGVIAGGAVRTVLELAGVRNVLAKQLGSNNPLNNARAAVNALSTLRTLSEVAEDRGIPIQNLYI; encoded by the coding sequence ATGGCAACAGAGCGTAAAAGTAGAACAAAACGTGCCAAAAAAGAAGAAACCACTTGGCAAGAGCGGGTGATCCAAATCCGCCGCGTGAGTAAAGTGGTCAAAGGTGGTAAAAAACTTAGCTTCCGAGCGATCGTTGTCGTGGGCAACGAACGCGGTCAAGTTGGAGTCGGAGTAGGCAAAGCCTCAGATGTAATTGGCGCTGTTAAAAAAGGCGTAGCCGACGGCAAAAAACACCTCATTGATATCCCAATCACCAAATCCAACTCCATCCCCCATCCCATTGATGGTGTCGGTGGCGGTGCAAAAGTGATTATGCGTCCAGCCTCACCGGGTACTGGGGTAATTGCTGGTGGCGCAGTGCGAACTGTGTTGGAATTAGCAGGAGTTCGTAATGTCTTAGCCAAGCAACTAGGCTCCAACAATCCGCTCAATAATGCTAGAGCCGCAGTTAACGCCTTATCTACACTGCGTACCCTTTCTGAAGTCGCCGAAGATCGCGGTATTCCTATTCAAAATCTCTACATCTAA
- the rplO gene encoding 50S ribosomal protein L15 gives MRLHDVKPQKGSKKRKKRVARGISAGQGASAGLGMRGQKSRSGSGTRPGFEGGQQPLYRRLPKLKGFPIVNQKIYTTINVEKLASLPANTEVTLTSLKAAGILTAVKGPLKILGNGELSIPLKVQAAAFTGSARSKIEAAGGSCEVL, from the coding sequence ATGAGACTCCATGATGTTAAGCCGCAAAAAGGCTCAAAGAAACGCAAGAAGCGTGTAGCTAGAGGTATTTCTGCCGGTCAAGGTGCCAGTGCTGGTCTAGGTATGCGGGGTCAAAAATCTCGTTCTGGTAGTGGTACACGACCAGGTTTTGAAGGTGGTCAACAGCCATTGTACCGCCGCTTACCTAAGCTGAAGGGCTTTCCGATTGTTAATCAGAAGATTTACACTACGATTAATGTAGAGAAGCTAGCCTCCCTTCCCGCGAATACGGAAGTAACTTTGACCTCATTGAAAGCCGCAGGTATCCTGACTGCTGTCAAAGGGCCATTGAAAATTTTAGGTAACGGGGAATTGAGCATTCCGCTTAAAGTACAAGCGGCAGCTTTCACAGGTTCAGCTCGTAGCAAAATTGAGGCAGCTGGTGGTAGTTGTGAAGTCTTATGA